The DNA region TGACCGTGGCGCTCGTGGTCGTGCAGGAGATTTGCGCGCGCATGGGTGTGGTTACCGGCAAGGGTCTTGCCGACCTGATCCGCGAGCGCTTCGGGGTGCGCGCGACCTTCTATGTCATGGCGGCCCTGTTGCTAACGAACCTCGCCAACACGGTGGCGGAATTCGCCGGCGTGGCCGCGGCGCTGGAGATCTTCGGCGTCAGCCGTTACGTGTCCGTCCCCGCCGCCGCGGCGTTCGTGTGGTGGCTGGTGGCGTACGGCACCTCGCGGCGAGTCGAAAACGTCTTCCTCGTCGCCTGCCTGTTCTATGTCTCGTACATCTTCTCCGGCTTTCTGGCGCAGCCACCGTGGGGTACCGTGCTGACACGGCTGGTGGTGCCGGAGATTCACTGGGAGACCGGTTACCTCGTCATGCTGGTTGGGCTGGTCGGGACGACGATCGCGCCGTGGATGCAGTTCTATCTACAGTCCGCGGTGGTCGAAAAGGGCGTGCGGGTCGCGGACTATCGCTATACGCGTTACGACGTCGTGGTCGGGTCGGTGATCGCGGTCGTTGTCGCCATGTTCATCATGCTGGCGTGCGCCGCGACACTGTACGAAGCGGGGATCGGGATCGACACGGCGCAGGACGCAGCGCTCGCGCTGGAGCCGCTGGCGGGGGCGTACTGCGCGGCGCTGTTTGCGTTCGGGCTGTTCAACGCGTCGCTGTTCGCGGCTTCGGTGCTGCCGCTGTCCACGGCCTATTACGTCTGCGAAGGCTTCGGCTGGGAAACCGGGATCGACCGGAAACTGCGCGAGGCGCCCCAGTTCTTCGGGCTGTATACGGCGCTCATCGGCCTCGGCGCGGCGTTCATTCTCGTGCCCGGCTTCCCGCTGCTCGAAGTCATGTTCGTCTCGCAGGTGATCAACGGGGTATTGCTGCCGGTGATCCTGGTGTTCATGCTGTCGCTGGTGAACGATCGGACGCTGATGGGCCAGTACGTGAACACGCGGGCGTACAACGTCGTTGCCTGGGGCACCTCGGGCATCGTCACGGTGCTCAGCGTGGCCATGGTGGTGAGTCTGGTTCTCGGCGCCGGATGACGGGGGGACGGCTGGGCGGTTGGGGTAGTCGCGCGTAACCGGTTTCGGGCACGGGTCGGCGATGAAATGCATGCTGCTTACCGCACCGGCGCCGATCGACACCGCGCCGCTGGCGCTGGCCGACCTGCCGGTGCCGGAGCCGCGAGTCGACGAAATCCTCGTGCGCGTCGAGGCTTGCGGCATTTGCCGGACCGACCTGTACGTCATCGAAGGCGAATTGCCGCCGCGGCGGACGAGCGGCCGCCCCTTACCCGTCAAGCACGATAACCGTGCGGCCCGGTCCCGCGGTTTCGGCCTGCATGGCGCCGAAGATCTCGTTGACGTCATCGAGGCGCCGGCGCGCCGAGATCAGGGGTGCTAGCGCGAGCCGCCCCGCCGCCGCCTGCTCGGCAAGCTCGCGCAAGCCGTCGATCGGATCGATGTCGCCATAGAACGATGCCTTCACCGTTTTCCCGGTGCGGTGAAAACCCCGCGCCGGGAGGCGCAACTCGTCGCTGTCGAACGCGCCGATCACGATCAGCCGCCCGCCGGGAGAGAGCATCTCGAATCCGGCACGTGCGGCCGCGACCTTGCCCGTGGTGTCGATAACCACGTCGAAGCCGGCATCCGCCGCCCCCGTCTCGCCGGCCAGCCTGGTTTCGGTTGCACCGAGCTTGCGCGCCAACTCGAGATTGCCGCTCTGCACATCGACGGCGAGCACCCGGCCGGCGCCGCAGGCCCCGGCTCCCTGGATGGCCGCCAGACCGACGCCGCCGACACCCAGTACGGCGACCGACTCCCCGCGCTGCACCCGACCGGCGCGCACCGCCGCACCGTAGCCGGTGGCCACGCCGCAGCCCAGGATGCAAGCTTCGGCCACGGGCAAGCCGGCGGGCAGCGGCACACAGGCGCGCGCCGGCACCACCGTGTGAGCGGCAAAACCGGAGAGCAGCGAATAGTGGTACACGGACTGACCGCCGAACGAGATGCGGGAGGTGCCGTCGAGCAGCGTGCCGGCAAACAAACTTCGGAACACCGACGGGCAGAGCTGCGGCAGGTTGCGCCGGCACGTCGGGCAGCTGCCGCAGTAGGGCAGCCACGTCAGTACAACGGCGTCGCCGGCAACGACGTGATCGACCTCCGGCCCCACGCTCTCCACGTGACCGGCTACCTCGTGGCCGAGCACGATGGGGAATTGCCCCGCCGCATCTTGCCAGGCGTGCAGGTCGCTACGGCAGACGCCCACCGCGCCGACGCGCACGAGCGCTTCGCGCGGCCCGGGCGGAGCGAGATCGATCTCCACCAGTCGCATCGGCTCGCCCGCCGCAAATGCAACCGCCGCTCTGGTTTTCACGTGGCTGCTCCTTTTGTTGCCGGCCGTACGAACTATCCCTGCCGGCCGTCGTCGTTGCCGATCTCCCTCGCCGGTTGCCCGCCCGCTTCTCCCGTGCGCCGGCCTTAAAACACCAACTCCGCCAGCGGCGTGACGTCCAGCATCAGGTAGGCGCACCATCGATCCGTGCCGGCGCTTACCGATGGCGGCAGCCCGAGTTCGACCGAAACCCGGCCCGGTTCGCGCTTGACCTCGGTGGCCGTGTTGTAGCGCAGGGGCGCAGGCTCGTTGCCCTGCGTGTCGACGACCGCAATGCCCGGCACGACGGTGTTGAGCGAACTCTCGTGCCCGGCCCGCGCCGCGATCTCGGCGACGATGGCGTGCGAGGCCGGCTGGTAACGGAAACTCCGCACCTCGAGCGCCGCGGTATCGAGTGGCCGGTCGGCGCGCGCCCGAAAACTCCCGATTCCGCGGAACCAGCCGTCGTCGCCCACGAGACCCCACGGGCCGTGCATCTCGCGCCGCAACATCTGCACGCCCAACGGAACGACCCGGGCAAGGAACCGGACGAGCAGCGGGAGCGACTGCGCGGCGGTGGCGGAATCCGGCACCCAGCGGCGCACCAGATCGGTCATGCGCGCCAGCGCGCGCGCGCCGCGCGCCAAGCCTCCCGAACCCCCGGCGAGCTTACGGAAACGCCCGGCGACGTCCAACTCGGCAATCAACGAGCTGCCGCGGCACGGACCTTCGGCGCCTTCCCAGGTGCCGGAGAGTCGCAGCGTATCGAGCGGCGCCGGAAAAGCCGTCAGCTCGAAGGCGCAGTCGCGCGCCGTCAAAACGAGCCGGCCGCTCTCGTAGGTGCCGCCGAAGGCGTAGAAGAGATGGCGCGCCATCGCTACCTGCACCGCCTCTCCGTCTGCCGCGAAGCCGAACTTTTCCACGCCCCAGGCCGCAACCCTGCCGCTCGCCTCGTCCGCACGCACGATGCGCACCTGCATGGTGAGACTGGCTATGCCGATCTGGTCGAACGACGGAACGATGGGCGGGTCATAGACCGACATGTGCGTGACCCGGAACGGCAGGTCGGGAAGCGCGCCGATCGACGGCGCATCGACCGCCGGCAGGAAACGAATCGGTACGCGCGCCGTCACCGTTGCCGCGCTCTGCCCGCCGATCCGACCGCGCGCCCGTACCGTCACGGCCTCCTCCGCGGCCGGCGCCGCGCCTTCGGGAACGACATTCATCTGCGTCCCGCCCGGTTGCAGGGTGATCCGGAACGGCCGCGGCGGATCGATCAATACCTCGACGTCTTGCGGGTCGAGCCGCGCCGGGACCGTCTGCCCGTTCAGCCGCGCAAGGAGGCGCAGACTCAGCGGTTGCGAAGGCTCGGCGACCACCGGCTCCGCGGCGGCGTCCGTCGGCTCCGCGGACATCGACCCGCCGGGGGCGACGGAGTAGAGAAACAGGCCCGCTTCCGGATAGCCGTCGCGCGGGTTGTGGTCGAGCAGCGGATCGTCCGGATCGCTCATGTAGTGACGGAAGGGTACGTAAACGACCTTGCCGCTGGCGGTGGCCGCTGCCAGGCCCGAACGACCGAGGGCAATCGAGGCGTTGATGTTCGGCGAGTCGAGGACGTTTCCTTCCGACACCGTGCGCAGGGACCAGCGGCGGCGCCCATCGGGATCGACGCAGTAAAGGATGCCGTTGCCGCTGCCGAAGTAGACGAGGTACGGAGCGCGATTCTCCGGATCGGGGCCGATCGCCGCCGAGGAACGAATCGCATCGCCGGTGTAGAAGGACCAAACGACCCGCCCGCGTGCCGTATCGATCGCGTACAGGCAGCAGTCGGAAGAGCCGATGTAGAGAACCCCGTCTTCGGCCAGTGCCGGCGAGGCGTAGATCGGCCCGGCCGTGGCGGTCCGCCACCTCACCCGGCCGGACCCGCCGTCGAGCGCGTAGACGTGGCCGTCGAAGCTTCCGAAGAAGATGATCCCGGCGTCGTCGATCGCCGGCGAGGACACCACGAAGTTGCCGGTGTTGGTGCGCCAGCGGACACCGCCGGTTTCGCGATCGAACAGGTAGCAGTTGCGATCGAACGATAGGACGCACACCGACCCGTCGGGGCCGAACGCCGGTGCCGCCCAGATGTGCAGCCCGGTCAGGTACGCCCAGCGCACGCCCTTGCCCGCCTCGATAGCGTAGAAGTTGAAATCGTCGTTCCCCGCGTAGAGCAGGCCGTTCGGCCCCAGCACGACGTTGCCTTCCCACCAGAAGATCGTGCTGGGTGTGAAGTGCCCGCGGTTCTCGAACAGGTTGAGACGCCAGCGCTCCTCGCCGTCGGGGCCGAGGCCGTAAAGGCCGGCGTCGCACGACACGAAATACACGGTGCCGTCGCGCGCGATGCAGCCGGCGCTATCGATGCACTCGCCGGTCTCGAAGCTCCAGCGTTGCGTGCCGGTCACCGGATCGAAGGCGTAGAACCGCTTGTCGGCCGAACCGACGTAAACGGTCTCATCGGCGCCGATGACCGGGGTGCTGAAGATGGCGTTGCCTGTGGTCCAGCAGCGGATCGGTGGGGCCGCCTCGGCCGCTACCCCGGCGTGGAGCAGCGGCGACCGTCCCGTGTTGCGCACGTCCGCGCGCATACACGGCCACGGCGATCCATCCTGATACGGCGAGTCGGTGTCCATGCGGTGTTGGGTCGGCATTCCACATCCTTATGTCTGCGCAGCAACACACAAAACCGGGGTCGACGCCATGCCGGTCAGGCGGCGGAAGCGGAAGGCAGCCGGCCGGCGAAATCACCCGCCACGCAGTGCCCGGGCACGGTCGTCGGTGCCGCGAATTCGAGCGAGCCACCACTCCAGCGAGTAGCGATAGTCGAGGCGTTCCCAGTTGATCAAAATGATGTGCCACAGCAGTACGTTGCCGACGGCGAAGGCGAGCACGAACCCCACCGTGGCGTTCCAGCCGGCAAATAGAGTGTCGATGCCGACGCGCAGCGCCATGCCGAGGATTCCCTCCAGCATGAAGATGGTCAGACTCAGTCGCCCGAAACGGAGCAGCGGACGCAGGGCGGCCGGACGCCACGGCTTCCGCCGGGACTCCGCGCCGGGGTCGAGCAGCGCCAGCAAGCCGACCAGCACCAGGGAGAATACGCCGAGCAGGGCGTAGCCCAGCGCGGCGAAGTAGAGCGGCGACTGCCCCCAGACGTGTTCGCGCTCCGCCAGCACGATGCCCCCGGCTGCGAGCAACCCGAGGCCGCCCACGAGCACGAGCAGCAAGCCGCTCCGCCCAAGGTGCCGATAGAGAGCGGCGCGCGGTTCGCCGCGCACCAGGGCCACGCCGGCAATGGCGCCGAGCAGGCCGTAAGCGAAGAACGGAAAGACGGGGTTCGGGTCGTTGATCAGCAGCGCCATCGGCACTGCCGCCGCGATCGCCGCTCCTCGCTGCGCGACCAGCTTCGTCATCGGCTCGAACAGCAGCGCACGCAGTGCGGGTGTGGCGAGCAGGACGCCGGCCGCGAGCAGAAACAGATAGCGCTGCACGCCGTCGTCGTCGCGCGGCGGCATGCGGCGATAGAACCAGCGCAGCGCAGCAGACACGAGAAGCACGTTGGCGCCGATCATCCACAGAGCGCTGGCGAACACCCAGTTTTCGGGGTGGATGCGCGGGAAGAACCCGTAATAGATGAACCCCGGCACGAGCGTGACCCTGAGGGTCGGGTCGTTCGGGTCCTCGGTGACCGCCGAGTTGCCGACCACCAGCGTCCATACCCAGTGCAACACGAAGAGAATGGCGAACGTCTGCACGGCCCCGGCCATCAGCGACCGCGGATAGTGCCACGGCCGGCCGTCCACCAGCGGTTGCCGGTGCAAGCGGCGCATCGTGGCCGTGGCGTTGGCGGCTCCCGACACGACACCGAACAGGCCCGCCCAGAGGAGCAGAAAGCCGAACGCCACCAGCCACGGCGGCGGCGACTTCAGCGCCTCGCCCAGCGACGCGAGGTGGAACGCGCCGTTGTGCAGGAAGACCATGGCGCCGATGGCCATGCCGCGCAGGACATCGAAGGTAACGACGCGGTCGGCTTGTTCGGGCGGAGCGCTCATACGCCGGCGGACAGATTCAACTCGACAACGGCGCCGGTGAACGGCGGCACGTTCGCATGGAAGGCGGTGACGTAAAGGGTCGGTTCGGCTTCTCCCCAGGCGACATTGGTCGGGTAACGGAACGGCAGATCGACGACGGCTTCGAGCCGTGCGTCCCGGCCGAGGATCAGCAGTCGGGCGGCGCCGAACTGCGCCACCACGAGTCGGCCCGAGCGCGAACAGGCGAGTCCGTCGGGTCCGAGCAAAGGTTCGTCGGGAGGGTCTGCGGCAAGGGCGTGCAAATCGGCGTATATGCGTCGTCCGCGGAGCGCACCGTCGGGCTGCACGTCGAAGGCGAGGACGCGGTTGCGGAAGTGCTCGCTCACGAACAGCGTCGTACCGTCGAATCCGAGAGCGATGCCGTTTGCGTAATGGATGTCGGCGGCCAGCATGCGCGTGTCGCCGCCGGGCCGGTGCCGGAAGACACCGCCGGCGACGGGTGCGGCGCGATCGAAGACGCCGGCCGCGGTGAAGTAGAGCGCACCGGCGTCATCGAAGACCAGGTCGTTGGGTGCAGAGAGCGGGCGGCCCGCGGAATCCGACCGAACCGTCTCGTGGAGGAGGCCGTTACGAGCGATGCGGGCGATGCAGTTGCTGTCGGAGCCGGTGACCCAGATCGCGCCATCGGGTCCGCAGACCACGGCGGCGGGGCCGAAGCCCGGTTGCTGCCATACGGTGCGCGCCGCGCCTTCGACGAGGTCGATCAAGCCGACGGCGTGCCGCGCGTACTCGACGAAATAGAGGCGGCCCGCGTCCCACGTCGGGCCTTCGGGGTAAGACAGCGGTTCGTGCAGCACGCGCAGCGTGGGAGTCATGCGATCTCCGGTACTCGACGTTCCATAGCAATCGACGCCGCTGCGAAGCCAGCACCGACGCGGCGCCCTGGCGCCCGGCGTTCAGCCTGCTCCGCGGTGCACACGTTTGTGGAAGAGACTTGTGTCCCGGCGCGCACGTGGATAGCTCTGGCTCCCATGGATCTCGGACCCGTTATCCTGACCGGTCGTTTCGTCCGCCTCGAACCGCTGTCGATCGAGCACGTCGGGGCGCTTGCGGAAATCGGTATCGACGAGTCGATCTGGCGATGGAACCCGGCCGGGGCGGTGCGCAGCGCGGACGACATGAGACAGTACGTGGATCACGCCCTGCAGCAGCGTGCCGACGGTCTGGCATTGCCGTTTGCGACGATCCATCTCGGTGACCGGCGCCCGGTCGGCAGTACCCGGTTTGCGGCCTTCGATCGGGAGCACCGCCGTGTCGAGATCGGGTATACGTGGATCGCGCCGCCGTGGCAGCGCAGTGTCGTGAACACCGAGGCGAAGTATCTGATGTTGCAGTATGCGTTCGAGACCTGGGGCTGCATCCGGGTCGAGTTCAAGACCGATTCGCTGAACGAGAAATCCCGCGCCGCGCTGGCGCGTATCGGCGCGGTCGAGGAAGGAACGTTGCGCAACCACATGCGAACTCACGGCGGGCGGATTCGACACTCGGTCTACTTCAGCATTACCGACGACGAGTGGCCGAGCGTGAAAACCGCATTGGCGGCGAAAATCGCCGGTACCTCCGCAACCGCGCCTCCGCCACCCGCGAGCCGGCGATCGGGGCCCCGCGTTCCCCCCTTGCCCTGAACTACGAAGCGGCTCAGATCCTAAATCTTCTTCGAGATGTAAGCGGCGGGTCGTTACCCGGTCGGAATCGGAATCGGAATCGGGATCGCTATCGACATCGGAATCGAATTTCGCCGCGGATCGAAATCGATTCCGATACCGACCCCGACTCCGATCGGTCGCGACCAGGTACCGGGCGGAGGCGGGGGTGGATTCACGAGATCGGCCGCAGGCCGTTGCGTGCGCGTGAATCGTGAGGGCTGAACTACGGTATGGATTGGGTGGCGGACGGCGGCTGACGGCTGCCAGTTGCCGGTGCAGTCGCCGAACCGCACCGCGGTGAAGTCCTGACCGGCCGCCGCTCCGACCAGAGGGCGGTACGCGATTGCGCCCGCCTGGCAGGCACCGCCGCTCGGAACCGGGTAGACGATCTGCTGGTTGGCGGCGGCCGCCGGCGCCGGCACGAAGACCGCATCGGAGCCGCACGCCACGGCCACCGGCAGCCGCTCAATCAGCCCGACGCGGAACTGCAAGATCCGCGCGGCGTCCAACGCGCTGAGCGTGCCGTCGCCGGTGACGTCGCAGGCCAGACGCTGCATGGCATCGAACGCCCGCAGGCCGACAACGGCCTGCAAAACATACGCGGCGTCGAGCGCACTCACCGCGCCATCGTCGGCCGCCGCTTGCAGTTCCGGCTGCACCTGCCAGTCCGTCGAGGTCAACGCGACGAAGGAGAACGCTCCGTCGGCGCCGGTTTGTGCCGCCGCCGTGACCGCACCCGCGAGCCGCAGCGTGGTTGCGGGCACCGGCAGGCCGTTGCCGTAGTACGTGACGCGCCCGCCGATGCTGCCCGTGGACACCGTCGGCGTGGGCGTCGGGGTCGGTGTCGGCGTGCGTGTCACGGTGGCGGTGGGCGTCTCCGATCCGGCCCACAGGTCGATGACGTACGCATCGCCGAGCCCGAGACCGTCGCCGTCCCCGTAGCAGCCCGCTTCCGTGCCCCAGTCGGACGCGAAAACCACGTAGCGGCCGGTGCGCGAGATGCTCGCCCGCGGCTGCACCCAGTAGCCGCAACTGCTGGAACGGTGGTGCGCCAGTCGCAGTACGCTGCCGCCGGTGTACTGGAGAAACAGCTCGCCTTCGAAAGCGCTCCAGCCGTTACCGGTGTCGAAACCGGCGGTCACCAGGCACACGCCGTACGGACCGCGACACGAGATGTGCTCGGCGTTGCCCCAGTCGAGGATCTGTACGTAGGCGGGCGGACTGGCGGTCGCCGTGCCCGGCAGGGCGCGGACGCCGATCGAGAGGCTGCCGCTCCAATGGTACAGCTCGAAGGTCATGAAGATCTCCGTGTCGCCGTCGAGCTCGACGCCGAGATCGCCGTGCTGGTGCCCGTCGTAGACGCGGCCCACGAAGGCCCCGGTCCGGATATCGAACGTCTCGAGACCGCTGCAGCGGGTGGTGCCGTCGCGTGGCCACTGCACGGCAATGTACCGGCCGAGCGGCGAGGCGGAGAGCCAGTCCGGCTCGAGTTCCCCCCAGGTCGGATCCGGGCTGCACGGCCCGGCGTAGAGCGCCGGGACGGACAGCTCCGCCCCGAGGGTCAGGTCCTGCAGATCGAGCGCCACGATCGCCTCGCTGCCGTCGTTGCGAACGAGCAAGGCCGCCAGCCAGCGCCCGTCGCGGGACAACTCGTCGAACGACTGGTTGACGCGCACGCGCGAGTAAATCGAGGGGAACGTGAACAGGGTGGTCGTCTGCCGCGTCGCGACGTCGGTGCGCTGCACGCGCACCGTCGTGTCGGCGTTGCTGTCGAAGTGGACGAGCGCATGCGGGCTGGTCGCGAGCCAGCGCGGGGCGTTCCACTCCGACGTGTCGAGGCCGTCGACCGCGCTGAAGTCCGCAACGCGGCGCACCACGTAGCCCGTGCTGCCCGTCAGGAGCAGATAGGTATCGTCCGTAGAGAACGCCTGTAACTGGGAATACGTCTGGGTTTCGAAGCCGCCGCCGCTGCTGGCGGCGGAAACCCGCCGCAGCGTCGTGCCGAACACCGGATCGACGAACGCGATTCCCGGTGGCTGGACGGCCAGCGGAGCCGGTGTCACCACGACGACCGGGTCGGGCAAACCCGCGGCCCCCGCCGCCGTCACGCCCATTACGGCCGACAGCGCCACTAAAGTGACCCTCGCGGCCCACCCGCCGCCGGGCAATTTCGCGCGTGGCATGCGCTTTCCCTCGTTCACGTATCTCAGGTCAGCAACCCGGATGCCACCCGGAACCCGAGCAGACCTCCTAATCGATGCTCGACCTGCCCATGAAAAATGACGCCCGCGTCAGGGAATAATTGACGTAGGTGTCATTTTCCTTTAGCCAGTTCGGGTTTGTATCGAGTTCAGTTTTCCGGAGGCAGCACGATGGGTTTGACCGACATCGAGATCGGCTTGAGCGAGGTAGAGATTTCGATCCGCGATACGGTGCACAAGTTTGCCGAAGAGGTGATGCGTCCGGCCGGGCGCGCGCTGGATCGGCTGAGCAGTCCCGCCGAGGTGATTGCGCGCGGTTCGATCCTCTGGAACGTCTTCGAGAAGTACCGCGCACTCAATCTGCGCGAAATCGACGAGGACCCGGACATGATCGGTACGCCGATGCTCGCGCGTATCCATGCCATGATCGGCGAGGAGCTCGGGTGGGGCGATGCGGGGCTGGCGATCAGTCTGGGCGTGTCGGGTTTCCCGGGGATGTTTGCGCGCATGCTGGCGCGCGAGGATCTGATCGAGCGTTTCGCCAATCCGAAGCGTCCGGAGATCGGTTGCTGGGCGATCACCGAGCCGAACCACGGCAGCGACGTACTGGCCTTCAATCAGCCGTTTTTCGAGAGTCCGTCGGCGCGGGCCGACTGCATTGCCACCCGCGACGGCGACCATTACGTGATCCGGGGCCAGAAGGCGGCATGGGTGTCGAACGGCTCGATCGCCACGGTGGCGACCTTGTTCTGCACGCTCGATCCGACGCACGGGCTGCGCGACGGCGGGGTTGCGCTGGTGCCGCTCGACCTGCCGGGAGTATCGCGTGGGGCGCCGCTGGACAAACTCGGTCAGCGCGCGCTCAATCAGGGCGAGATCTTCTTCGACGACGTGCGCCTGCCGGCCGAGTACATGGTGGTCGGTTCCGACGGCTACCAGTTCGTCGTCGAGCGTGTGCTGACGATGGCGAACGCGGCGATGGGGACGACTTTCGTCGGTCTGGCGCAGGCGGCGCTCGAGCATGCGCTCGAGTATGCGCGCGGGCGTGTGCAGGGCGGGGTGCCGATCTCGCGGCACCAGGCGGTCAAGATGAAGCTCTTCAAGATGTTCCAGGCGACCGAGGCGGCGCGGGCGCTGGCCCGCCGTGTAGCGCTCTACAACGGGACGCGGATGGACGGACTTCTCGAGTACTCGATCGCGTCGAAGACGTTCTGCACGCAGACGGCGTTCGACGTTGCCCACACCGCCGTGCAGATCTTCGGTGGCAACGGCCTGAGCCGCGAGTACCCGGTGGAGAAGCTGCTGCGCGACG from Candidatus Binatia bacterium includes:
- a CDS encoding Nramp family divalent metal transporter; the protein is MAAQTGTLRRWLARVRDAGRETRTRHPGRRRWLGRIRALVPARLLVILSVVGPGIIVSNVDNDAGGITTYSLAGAHFGYSLLWVLLPLTVALVVVQEICARMGVVTGKGLADLIRERFGVRATFYVMAALLLTNLANTVAEFAGVAAALEIFGVSRYVSVPAAAAFVWWLVAYGTSRRVENVFLVACLFYVSYIFSGFLAQPPWGTVLTRLVVPEIHWETGYLVMLVGLVGTTIAPWMQFYLQSAVVEKGVRVADYRYTRYDVVVGSVIAVVVAMFIMLACAATLYEAGIGIDTAQDAALALEPLAGAYCAALFAFGLFNASLFAASVLPLSTAYYVCEGFGWETGIDRKLREAPQFFGLYTALIGLGAAFILVPGFPLLEVMFVSQVINGVLLPVILVFMLSLVNDRTLMGQYVNTRAYNVVAWGTSGIVTVLSVAMVVSLVLGAG
- a CDS encoding alcohol dehydrogenase catalytic domain-containing protein, giving the protein MLLTAPAPIDTAPLALADLPVPEPRVDEILVRVEACGICRTDLYVIEGELPPRRTSGRPLPVKHDNRAARSRGFGLHGAEDLVDVIEAPARRDQGC
- a CDS encoding alcohol dehydrogenase catalytic domain-containing protein, which codes for MKTRAAVAFAAGEPMRLVEIDLAPPGPREALVRVGAVGVCRSDLHAWQDAAGQFPIVLGHEVAGHVESVGPEVDHVVAGDAVVLTWLPYCGSCPTCRRNLPQLCPSVFRSLFAGTLLDGTSRISFGGQSVYHYSLLSGFAAHTVVPARACVPLPAGLPVAEACILGCGVATGYGAAVRAGRVQRGESVAVLGVGGVGLAAIQGAGACGAGRVLAVDVQSGNLELARKLGATETRLAGETGAADAGFDVVIDTTGKVAAARAGFEMLSPGGRLIVIGAFDSDELRLPARGFHRTGKTVKASFYGDIDPIDGLRELAEQAAAGRLALAPLISARRRLDDVNEIFGAMQAETAGPGRTVIVLDG
- a CDS encoding PQQ-binding-like beta-propeller repeat protein — protein: MPTQHRMDTDSPYQDGSPWPCMRADVRNTGRSPLLHAGVAAEAAPPIRCWTTGNAIFSTPVIGADETVYVGSADKRFYAFDPVTGTQRWSFETGECIDSAGCIARDGTVYFVSCDAGLYGLGPDGEERWRLNLFENRGHFTPSTIFWWEGNVVLGPNGLLYAGNDDFNFYAIEAGKGVRWAYLTGLHIWAAPAFGPDGSVCVLSFDRNCYLFDRETGGVRWRTNTGNFVVSSPAIDDAGIIFFGSFDGHVYALDGGSGRVRWRTATAGPIYASPALAEDGVLYIGSSDCCLYAIDTARGRVVWSFYTGDAIRSSAAIGPDPENRAPYLVYFGSGNGILYCVDPDGRRRWSLRTVSEGNVLDSPNINASIALGRSGLAAATASGKVVYVPFRHYMSDPDDPLLDHNPRDGYPEAGLFLYSVAPGGSMSAEPTDAAAEPVVAEPSQPLSLRLLARLNGQTVPARLDPQDVEVLIDPPRPFRITLQPGGTQMNVVPEGAAPAAEEAVTVRARGRIGGQSAATVTARVPIRFLPAVDAPSIGALPDLPFRVTHMSVYDPPIVPSFDQIGIASLTMQVRIVRADEASGRVAAWGVEKFGFAADGEAVQVAMARHLFYAFGGTYESGRLVLTARDCAFELTAFPAPLDTLRLSGTWEGAEGPCRGSSLIAELDVAGRFRKLAGGSGGLARGARALARMTDLVRRWVPDSATAAQSLPLLVRFLARVVPLGVQMLRREMHGPWGLVGDDGWFRGIGSFRARADRPLDTAALEVRSFRYQPASHAIVAEIAARAGHESSLNTVVPGIAVVDTQGNEPAPLRYNTATEVKREPGRVSVELGLPPSVSAGTDRWCAYLMLDVTPLAELVF
- a CDS encoding SMP-30/gluconolactonase/LRE family protein, encoding MTPTLRVLHEPLSYPEGPTWDAGRLYFVEYARHAVGLIDLVEGAARTVWQQPGFGPAAVVCGPDGAIWVTGSDSNCIARIARNGLLHETVRSDSAGRPLSAPNDLVFDDAGALYFTAAGVFDRAAPVAGGVFRHRPGGDTRMLAADIHYANGIALGFDGTTLFVSEHFRNRVLAFDVQPDGALRGRRIYADLHALAADPPDEPLLGPDGLACSRSGRLVVAQFGAARLLILGRDARLEAVVDLPFRYPTNVAWGEAEPTLYVTAFHANVPPFTGAVVELNLSAGV
- a CDS encoding GNAT family N-acetyltransferase — protein: MDLGPVILTGRFVRLEPLSIEHVGALAEIGIDESIWRWNPAGAVRSADDMRQYVDHALQQRADGLALPFATIHLGDRRPVGSTRFAAFDREHRRVEIGYTWIAPPWQRSVVNTEAKYLMLQYAFETWGCIRVEFKTDSLNEKSRAALARIGAVEEGTLRNHMRTHGGRIRHSVYFSITDDEWPSVKTALAAKIAGTSATAPPPPASRRSGPRVPPLP
- a CDS encoding dockerin type I repeat-containing protein, with amino-acid sequence MPRAKLPGGGWAARVTLVALSAVMGVTAAGAAGLPDPVVVVTPAPLAVQPPGIAFVDPVFGTTLRRVSAASSGGGFETQTYSQLQAFSTDDTYLLLTGSTGYVVRRVADFSAVDGLDTSEWNAPRWLATSPHALVHFDSNADTTVRVQRTDVATRQTTTLFTFPSIYSRVRVNQSFDELSRDGRWLAALLVRNDGSEAIVALDLQDLTLGAELSVPALYAGPCSPDPTWGELEPDWLSASPLGRYIAVQWPRDGTTRCSGLETFDIRTGAFVGRVYDGHQHGDLGVELDGDTEIFMTFELYHWSGSLSIGVRALPGTATASPPAYVQILDWGNAEHISCRGPYGVCLVTAGFDTGNGWSAFEGELFLQYTGGSVLRLAHHRSSSCGYWVQPRASISRTGRYVVFASDWGTEAGCYGDGDGLGLGDAYVIDLWAGSETPTATVTRTPTPTPTPTPTVSTGSIGGRVTYYGNGLPVPATTLRLAGAVTAAAQTGADGAFSFVALTSTDWQVQPELQAAADDGAVSALDAAYVLQAVVGLRAFDAMQRLACDVTGDGTLSALDAARILQFRVGLIERLPVAVACGSDAVFVPAPAAAANQQIVYPVPSGGACQAGAIAYRPLVGAAAGQDFTAVRFGDCTGNWQPSAAVRHPIHTVVQPSRFTRTQRPAADLVNPPPPPPGTWSRPIGVGVGIGIDFDPRRNSIPMSIAIPIPIPIPTG
- a CDS encoding acyl-CoA dehydrogenase family protein, translated to MGLTDIEIGLSEVEISIRDTVHKFAEEVMRPAGRALDRLSSPAEVIARGSILWNVFEKYRALNLREIDEDPDMIGTPMLARIHAMIGEELGWGDAGLAISLGVSGFPGMFARMLAREDLIERFANPKRPEIGCWAITEPNHGSDVLAFNQPFFESPSARADCIATRDGDHYVIRGQKAAWVSNGSIATVATLFCTLDPTHGLRDGGVALVPLDLPGVSRGAPLDKLGQRALNQGEIFFDDVRLPAEYMVVGSDGYQFVVERVLTMANAAMGTTFVGLAQAALEHALEYARGRVQGGVPISRHQAVKMKLFKMFQATEAARALARRVALYNGTRMDGLLEYSIASKTFCTQTAFDVAHTAVQIFGGNGLSREYPVEKLLRDARASLIEDGCNDVLGLVAADKLC